In Xiphias gladius isolate SHS-SW01 ecotype Sanya breed wild chromosome 16, ASM1685928v1, whole genome shotgun sequence, a genomic segment contains:
- the gpr34b gene encoding probable G-protein coupled receptor 34b, translating into MTTFSTTLATITFEPPTSSLFLITTKISKMNLTTTIDPQCVDHGALQIPLAVLYSIIFILGLVGNLVALWVFFCVHSKKNSVRVFLINVAFADLLLVACLPFRILYHSRGNVWNLDPTLCKVVGNLFYMNMYISVTLLGLISVDRYLKIYRRAGMQHRLWSTKWSSALCAVVWIASFALTSVLLMSKSDSHLKRCFHYKELHNAKWKAYINIFVLVVFWLVFISLVVSYGKIAHRLLRTSQEKPDLPNAAHYTRTAKKSFFILFLFTVCFVPYHMVRVFYIKTQITDTSCYWKGMADKANEVALLLSALNSCLDPVMYFLLSSSVRKEVLRLVSNIFSVRDVAGVSGSSSTAELDGRNGRTDRGQANVCLISNLKETTAAVSTGARL; encoded by the exons ATGACAACCTTCTCCACTACACTTGCCACAATCACCTTCGAGCCTCCAACCAGCTCCCTTTTTCTCATTACCACAAAGATCAGCAAGATGAACTTGACCACGACAATTGACCCCCAGTGTGTGGATCATGGCGCACTGCAAATCCCATTGGCGGTGCTCTATTCTATAATCTTCATCCTGGGTCTAGTCGGGAACTTGGTCGCTCTGTGGGTTTTCTTCTGTGTTCACTCTAAGAAGAACTCTGTGCGGGTGTTTCTAATAAACGTAGCTTTTGCAGACTTGCTGCTGGTGGCGTGTCTACCATTCAGGATACTCTATCACAGCAGAGGTAACGTCTGGAATCTGGATCCCACCTTGTGTAAAGTAGTAGGCAACCTCTTCTACATGAACATGTATATCAGTGTCACGCTGCTAGGGCTGATCAGCGTGGATCGTTACCTGAAAATCTACCGTCGCGCAGGGATGCAGCACAGACTGTGGTCCACGAAGTGGAGCAGTGCCCTCTGCGCAGTGGTCTGGATCGCGTCCTTTGCCCTGACTTCAGTGCTTCTGATGTCAAAGAGTGACTCACACTTGAAAAG gtgtttccACTACAAGGAGCTCCATAATGCAAAGTGGAAAGCCTACATCAACATCTTTGTGCTGGTAGTCTTCTGGCTTGTATTCATCTCTCTAGTGGTGTCTTATGGAAAGATCGCCCACAGGCTTCTGAGAACTTCCCAAGAGAAACCAGACCTGCCCAATGCGGCCCACTACACTCGAACTGCCAAGAAGTCcttcttcattctttttctcttcaccgTTTGTTTCGTCCCCTATCACATGGTTAGGGTGTTCTACATAAAAACTCAGATCACAGACACTTCGTGTTACTGGAAGGGTATGGCTGACAAAGCTAATGAGGTAGCTTTGCTATTGTCTGCCCTCAACAGCTGCCTGGACCCTGTTATGTATTTCCTGTTATCCTCTTCGGTGAGGAAGGAGGTGCTGCGCTTGGTGAGCAACATATTTTCTGTGCGAGACGTTGCTGGAGTCAGTGGGAGCAGCTCCACTGCTGAGCTGGATGGCAGGAATGGGAGAACTGACAGAGGACAGGCAAACGTCTGCTTAATCAGCAATTTGAAGGAGACGACAGCTGCTGTATCCACCGGGGCTAGGCTGTAA